A genomic stretch from Methanocella sp. includes:
- a CDS encoding PIG-L deacetylase family protein, with protein MAKKLTVLAIGAHADPFDMPYQCGGTLAKLAKTGNKVICVSSCDENREEATKVAKVLGCETRFLDLKEGNIENDMPTVHKIVELIRDVKPDIVITHQPTDYNPDHRKLSQAVLGACLLSRVGEVKTKHKPYMVPCLYYSETSSGVNSHGDVYVDIEDTLAMKLKAIREHKSLSMKQGVEHLGSMEHLAEREEATAKFRGMQVEIEAAEVFERAVNYRVMRAFSALPFPDVPVHNE; from the coding sequence ATGGCGAAAAAGTTGACAGTATTAGCGATCGGGGCCCACGCGGACCCGTTCGACATGCCTTACCAATGCGGCGGCACGCTGGCAAAGCTCGCGAAGACGGGGAACAAGGTAATCTGCGTATCCTCGTGCGACGAGAACCGGGAGGAAGCGACGAAGGTCGCCAAAGTGCTCGGCTGCGAGACGAGGTTCCTGGACCTAAAAGAGGGTAACATCGAGAACGATATGCCCACGGTCCACAAGATCGTGGAATTAATTCGTGACGTGAAGCCGGACATTGTCATTACGCACCAGCCGACGGACTATAACCCGGACCACCGGAAGCTCTCCCAGGCCGTGCTCGGCGCCTGTCTATTGTCGAGGGTGGGCGAGGTGAAGACCAAGCACAAGCCCTACATGGTGCCCTGCCTGTACTATTCCGAGACGTCGAGCGGCGTCAACTCGCACGGCGATGTCTACGTCGACATCGAGGACACGCTGGCCATGAAGCTAAAAGCCATCCGGGAGCATAAGAGCCTGTCCATGAAGCAGGGCGTGGAACACCTGGGCAGCATGGAACACCTGGCCGAGCGCGAGGAGGCGACGGCGAAATTCCGGGGCATGCAGGTGGAGATCGAGGCCGCCGAGGTCTTCGAGCGGGCCGTCAACTACCGGGTCATGCGGGCGTTCAGCGCGCTGCCGTTCCCCGACGTACCAGTGCACAACGAATAG
- the cas1 gene encoding CRISPR-associated endonuclease Cas1, with protein MSFEAMRWLAKHDIPVIVLNWNGNLLSAMMPKEPNNGKLRVKQYDKYLDKKARYDIARALVEEKVNKGQDLLVGLSDYYDEVDRDETIKVFEFERDRFHKYKSADCDLNKLLLYESRIANRYFSTITRVINKLRPDFNFTGRGTKSYSWNMNASDPINALLNYGYAIAEAEARRAINSVGLDPYVGYLHELAGSKQPLVYDVQELGRWLVDLSIIQLLADHKLKKSAFVTTENYHQRLREDTAKLLLNYIRNNFNTAVPYKKKQFTYQYVLGDNVQMLANYISDRSKELRFNVPGVPIKWNDDNETRDFILNMTPDQRKELGINKSTLWYIQKNMREGKKVKLYEKVRTKIV; from the coding sequence ATCAGCTTCGAGGCGATGCGGTGGCTGGCGAAACACGACATACCCGTTATAGTGCTGAACTGGAATGGTAACCTGCTCTCTGCCATGATGCCCAAGGAGCCCAACAACGGTAAACTGCGTGTGAAGCAGTATGATAAGTACCTGGATAAGAAGGCTCGTTATGATATCGCCCGGGCTTTGGTCGAGGAGAAGGTGAACAAGGGCCAGGATCTACTCGTCGGGTTGTCCGACTATTACGACGAAGTAGACCGGGACGAGACCATCAAGGTATTCGAGTTCGAGCGGGACCGCTTCCACAAGTACAAATCAGCCGACTGCGACCTAAACAAGTTATTGTTATACGAGAGTCGCATCGCAAACCGGTACTTCAGTACCATTACCCGGGTCATTAACAAATTGAGGCCCGACTTTAACTTCACCGGCCGGGGCACCAAATCATATTCGTGGAACATGAACGCCAGTGACCCTATTAACGCCCTCTTGAACTACGGGTACGCCATCGCGGAAGCCGAGGCCAGACGAGCGATAAACAGTGTCGGCCTGGACCCCTATGTCGGGTATCTGCATGAACTGGCCGGATCTAAGCAGCCACTAGTCTACGATGTACAAGAACTGGGCAGATGGCTAGTCGACCTATCTATCATTCAACTGCTCGCAGACCACAAGTTGAAGAAATCGGCGTTCGTCACCACCGAGAACTACCACCAGAGACTACGCGAGGACACGGCTAAACTGCTGTTGAACTACATTAGAAATAATTTTAACACGGCGGTGCCGTACAAGAAAAAGCAGTTCACCTACCAGTATGTTCTCGGTGACAACGTACAAATGCTCGCCAACTACATCAGCGACAGGTCGAAAGAACTACGTTTCAACGTGCCCGGCGTGCCAATCAAGTGGAACGACGACAACGAGACCCGGGACTTTATCCTGAACATGACACCCGACCAGCGGAAAGAGCTGGGCATTAATAAGTCGACTTTGTGGTATATCCAGAAGAACATGCGGGAGGGCAAGAAGGTCAAGCTATACGAAAAGGTTAGGACAAAAATCGTTTGA
- a CDS encoding PAS domain S-box protein translates to MSPTPASTNPSDAQKPRSELLAELQELRAQNAVLKDAGANKGNAEALRESEEKFREMAENIGEVFFSFTRDWKHTIYVSPAYEHIWGRPLEEVYGNPMAWLEGVHPDDRELPLAVVNRYIAGDFSGIDTVEFRVLRPDGTVRWILARTYPVRNDGGEMYRITGIAEDITERKLAEEKVAHVASFPELNPNPVIEVDYAGNVTYSNPSADRIYPDLRASGDHHALLRDITFGRGAGPGAGSLLVRDVEVNGRFYLESIIDMPERKVRRIYCIDITERKRAEEALKLTQFVVDNFRDSSIWLTRDGRIAYVNQETCRGLGYSREELLSMHISDIDPDYPPEKFRELWPEKQKGDYTHFESRHVAKDGRTFPVEVTSTYTIYGDNEYLITFDRDITERKRTEEALRSSQSMLKSVMGNVPLGIFWKDRSSTYLGCNEVFAKAVGLSSTEEIVGKTDYDLPWLPEEADSFRDYDFRIMENDEAEYHIVEQQREADGKISWVETNKVPLHDAWGKVVGILGTYEDITERKRTEKEREITVEFLSLVNQARSTQELIWKTASFFQKTSGCEAVGIRLREEDDYPYYEARGFRPEFIRKENLLCTRDAQGHVLRDKDGFPMLDCMCGNVITGRFDPAMPFFTAKGSFWTNSTTELLATTTEKHRLAKTRNVCNTEGYESFALISLRVGEERLGVLQLNDRRKGYFTLDQIQMWERLADYLAVALAKFQADEALKNAKTQAELYLDLMGHDINNLHQIALGYLELAREMPASEGRDEFLDKPVEVLQRSAQLIQNVRKLQKLREGGFTPEMIDVCNILADVQSEYRAEPGKTIRVNLGDHEKCFVSANGLLHDVFANLVDNAVKHTDDGTDITVSLDVMRDRGRPYYKVAVEDNGPGIPDDSKEMIFNRLHKGTAKGMGLGLYLVKSLVESYHGKVWVEDRVQGDHTKGARFVVILPAVEK, encoded by the coding sequence ATGAGTCCAACGCCCGCCTCCACTAACCCCTCCGACGCCCAGAAGCCCCGTAGTGAACTTTTAGCCGAGTTGCAGGAGCTTAGGGCCCAAAATGCGGTTTTGAAGGATGCCGGAGCCAACAAGGGTAATGCCGAAGCTTTGCGGGAGAGCGAGGAGAAGTTCCGGGAGATGGCCGAGAACATCGGGGAGGTGTTCTTCAGCTTCACGAGGGATTGGAAGCACACGATCTACGTGAGCCCGGCCTACGAACATATCTGGGGGCGCCCGCTGGAAGAGGTATACGGCAATCCGATGGCCTGGCTGGAAGGGGTGCATCCCGATGACCGGGAACTGCCGCTAGCGGTGGTCAACAGATATATAGCGGGCGATTTTTCTGGGATCGATACCGTGGAATTCCGGGTCCTGAGGCCGGATGGGACCGTCCGGTGGATACTCGCCCGCACCTATCCCGTCCGGAACGACGGGGGCGAAATGTACCGGATCACGGGGATCGCCGAAGACATCACCGAGCGCAAGCTGGCGGAAGAGAAAGTAGCCCACGTCGCATCTTTCCCGGAACTGAACCCTAATCCGGTCATCGAGGTCGATTATGCGGGGAATGTTACGTACAGCAATCCTTCTGCTGACCGCATATACCCCGATTTAAGGGCGTCGGGTGACCACCATGCGCTGCTCAGGGATATTACGTTCGGGCGGGGCGCTGGTCCGGGGGCCGGATCCCTTTTAGTAAGGGATGTTGAGGTTAATGGGCGTTTTTACCTAGAGTCCATCATCGACATGCCGGAAAGAAAGGTGAGGCGCATCTATTGCATCGACATCACCGAGCGGAAGCGGGCGGAAGAGGCGTTGAAGCTGACCCAGTTCGTTGTGGATAACTTCCGGGACTCGTCGATCTGGCTCACCCGGGACGGGCGCATCGCCTACGTGAACCAGGAAACCTGCCGGGGCCTCGGGTACTCTCGGGAGGAACTATTATCCATGCACATCTCGGACATCGACCCCGACTACCCGCCGGAGAAGTTCCGGGAGCTGTGGCCGGAGAAGCAGAAGGGCGATTACACGCATTTCGAATCAAGGCACGTCGCCAAAGACGGCCGGACGTTCCCGGTGGAGGTCACGTCCACCTACACGATATATGGCGACAACGAATACCTGATCACGTTCGACCGGGATATTACGGAACGGAAGCGGACCGAGGAGGCGCTGCGGTCGTCGCAGAGTATGCTCAAGTCGGTAATGGGTAACGTTCCCCTGGGCATCTTCTGGAAGGACCGCAGTTCAACTTATCTGGGCTGTAACGAGGTGTTCGCGAAGGCGGTCGGCCTGTCGTCTACTGAGGAGATCGTGGGCAAGACCGACTATGACCTGCCATGGCTCCCGGAAGAAGCGGACTCGTTCCGTGATTACGATTTCAGGATCATGGAGAACGACGAGGCGGAGTACCACATCGTGGAGCAGCAGCGGGAGGCGGATGGGAAGATATCGTGGGTAGAGACCAATAAAGTTCCCCTGCATGATGCATGGGGCAAGGTCGTTGGAATCCTGGGTACCTACGAGGACATCACCGAGCGCAAGCGAACCGAAAAAGAGCGGGAGATAACCGTCGAGTTCCTGAGCCTCGTGAATCAGGCTCGGAGCACCCAGGAACTAATCTGGAAAACGGCCTCGTTTTTCCAGAAGACATCGGGTTGCGAGGCCGTAGGCATCCGACTCCGGGAGGAGGACGACTATCCCTATTATGAAGCCCGCGGGTTCCGGCCAGAGTTCATCCGGAAGGAGAACTTGCTTTGTACTCGTGACGCACAGGGCCATGTTCTCCGGGATAAGGACGGCTTTCCCATGCTGGACTGCATGTGCGGCAACGTAATCACCGGCCGGTTCGACCCGGCCATGCCCTTCTTTACGGCCAAGGGTAGCTTCTGGACGAACAGTACGACCGAACTCCTGGCCACTACCACGGAAAAGCACCGGCTGGCGAAGACCCGTAACGTCTGTAATACGGAAGGGTATGAATCGTTCGCTCTGATCTCGTTGCGGGTAGGGGAGGAGCGGCTGGGCGTCCTACAGTTGAATGACCGGAGGAAGGGCTACTTCACCCTGGATCAAATCCAGATGTGGGAAAGGCTCGCAGACTACCTCGCCGTGGCACTGGCAAAGTTCCAGGCCGATGAGGCATTGAAAAATGCCAAAACCCAGGCCGAGCTGTACCTCGATTTGATGGGCCATGACATCAACAATTTACACCAAATAGCTCTGGGCTATCTTGAACTGGCCCGGGAGATGCCAGCCTCCGAGGGCCGGGACGAGTTCCTGGACAAGCCGGTCGAGGTATTACAGCGGAGCGCCCAGCTCATCCAGAACGTGCGGAAGTTACAGAAACTCCGGGAGGGCGGATTCACACCCGAGATGATAGACGTCTGTAATATTCTCGCTGACGTGCAAAGTGAGTACAGGGCTGAGCCCGGCAAGACGATACGGGTGAACTTGGGCGACCATGAAAAGTGCTTCGTGAGTGCCAATGGGCTGTTACACGACGTATTCGCGAACCTCGTCGACAACGCGGTGAAACACACCGATGATGGAACCGACATTACCGTGAGCCTAGACGTTATGAGGGATAGGGGTAGACCATATTACAAGGTGGCTGTCGAGGATAATGGCCCCGGCATACCAGACGACTCTAAGGAGATGATATTCAACCGGCTCCATAAGGGCACTGCGAAGGGCATGGGTCTTGGATTATACCTGGTGAAATCACTCGTGGAAAGCTACCATGGCAAAGTCTGGGTCGAGGACCGGGTACAGGGCGACCATACGAAGGGCGCCCGGTTCGTCGTCATACTGCCGGCGGTTGAAAAGTGA